The window CTTTCTGTAGTTTTATATGCATTTCTTGGTTCTTCCTAGTGTAGTTTGTACAGCATGCAGTTTCTATGTGATAGGGTCCGTTGTCACCAGTGTGACAATAAGTttgatgtaatgtaaacagTATCTGCTTTTCTACCTGCAGAGCTGAGAATTCTCTCACTCTATTAATCCATAATTGTCATTCTTACAAAGACATTAAAGGGATAGCCGCCGAGCTGGAGAGTGGGTTTGCgggaggagagggaaaagaCAGAATATCTAgaattgactgtgtgtgtgtattactatttatatatatatatatatatatatatatatatatatatatatatatatatatatatatatatatatatatatatatatatatatatatatatatatatatatatatatatattatatatatatattatatatatatatatatatatatatatatatatatatatatatatatatatatatatatatatatataatataaatttcAATATGAATTGAAATTCATATTGTGTAATGTAAAAAGCCATTAAAGAAATGGATAAAAAGGAAATTGTAAACCAGATAATATTGACTTAGGTGTTAGGTGTAATAAGTTAAAAGAGCTTGAGGCAAAagctatgtatgtgtgtgtgtatatgtatgtatgtgtgtgtgtgtgtgtgtgtgtatatatatatatatatgtgtgtgtgtgtgtatatttatgtgtgtgtgtgcgtatatatatgtgtgtgtatagagcgagagagagattttttttgttatttatatccTTTGAGCGTTGTGCAGTTTCTTTGCCAAAATATGAGaaataattttcttttctcttttcccagGAGGCTTTGCACTGCAGGCATATCGCGGTGCCCAGAAGCCAACCGCCATGGAGGTGATGAAGTCACAGGCCACGCGTCTGGCTGACCACTCCGCCGCTCAAACAGTGGCTCCTCCCAAAATGGAGATTCCCACAGTGGAGGGTCGACGGGAGGGAGCGCGAGCACACAAGCTCAAACCCAGAGACATGAACGTCCTGACGCCCTCTGGCTTCTGAGAGGACGCACCACATGTGTCAGAGCTGCTCATCACTCAGACGCCAAAGGTCCCATGAAATGACAATGTCTCTGTGTTGTTATGGGTTTGGGATGACATTTCCATCCAATGATGTCATTGTAGGTTTTTGGGGTCAGCAAATCTGTTTCATTACAACTTGGGTCTCATTTTCGTAGTTTTGTATATAATTCCTGTGTTCTAATACAACGGTTCGCACATTTTCAGTAATATGACCGTTCTAGTCAACATTGTGAAATGGCGACCGTTACAAGATCGTTACGTGATTGTTACATTTAGGCcccaaaactacttggttaagttctgaaaaaaagatcatggtttgggttactTTCTGTGCGTAACTATTTAACGTAGTCACATTGAACTTGACGTAGTTCCGTACGGATGTTAACTTCCGTAACTTAAAACGACAGCGTTGACCTTTGGTTTCGCAGGGGATATGAGCACCGCTCTCCCAAGTGAATGTCCAGTGATTATTCGACCCATCAATCCACCCCAACCTCCTTCCTAcgcaaaaccttttttataccACATCACCTGACTGCCCCCCTTTGCGCCCGTCATGATTACAACCGTCCCTATACGTCACTGCATAACAACAACACCAGTATGGGTCGTAATGGTTACGTGGGTTAATATACAAATTAccgtgcattacttttcgtaggcATATGTACGATCAGTGAATAAGGACAGCCTGTCCTGTTTGTAAAATACTCAACAAGGTAATCCCTCTCATCTGGGATAGTGGCATCATTACCAAAAAGAAGTCAGACAGGGCAGGTTGTAAACAAACCCCCAGGTTAGACAAACATATTTAGCAGAAAAAGACAAAGTCCTGTCGTCCTTTTTGCATGCAAAAACTCAAAGCCATTTCATGGGACCTTTTTTAACAGTAGCTCCGACATTCAGATCACCACTGTACTTGTGACCATCTTTGCCATAGAAACTGCTTTGAGGTGTTTACTGTGTTGTTTTCCTGTAAATTCATACTCTCTCTTAACTGTTACATCTAGTTGCAGCATGCTGGCATCAACATGGGCTCAAGCCAATAAATTACAGTTGAACTTCCGAGTCCAGGTTACCTGGAGAGccggactgactgactgatctTGAGGACTTTGTCTAGCTAAAGGTGAAGATGATGGTGATCCTGGTTTAAAATGATCCACCTGTAAATGCACTTTATTCCCACTCTCTCCACCGTAGAGTCCACATGCTCGATTATCCAACCTGACCCAAAACCTCTCGTGTTACACAGCCCTTCAGGATGCAAATACATGTGAGAAAACCTCCTCTTCTTCAGTGTTGATAGTCTTTATATCCTGTTTGTCTTTAAAACGTATCATTTATTTTCCTAAAGGGGCATTTCATTAAGCAAGGTGGGAAGAATAAGTCTAACCAATTCTTTCAGTGTGGTTGAATACGAATCAAACCAGCAGTGCAAAAGAATCTGAAAACAATTGTGAAACACTGAAACGTTCCACTCATTTGTTTTGCATTCCACTTTCTATAGATGTTTTAATTTGTAGATTAAGGTTGTTAATATATGCTACTCTAGCAACAGATTTTGGTTCATTACGGATCAGAAGAAAAAAGATCAGAAGCTACATGTGCCCAGGACTCTCACACTGACATGCTGCCGTGTTTTCAGATTGCTGGATTcaatcaaaatgaaacacttaaAAGAAGAGGGTTTAAGGCCTCTTTTAGTTTTCAGTGTGTGAGCTCAGTTAACATGTCTGCCTCTGTTTTCTACCAACTGTcaaatatataaagagtttCTGTTTCTGGTGAGTTTTGGTGCTTAACAGCTGCAGTTTGCACTGTGACTGAAGAGATAGATGGTGTGCACACCGGCCGCATCCTGCAGAAACCTTGTCACTCAGAATAAGTGGAAGAGCTTTTCACAGACACCCTTTTGCTTTTTGGCGTTTAAACATAAATGCAGTCATCAGTGCAAGGAAATGTTGAGAAAAATCTTGTCTGACAATACCAGCAAATAACCGAAGTACAGGGTTTTGTTCTAGAAACTGCAGTGAGATTTCAGCAGTTTGTCTCGCTAGAGAGGTGTCAAACATTCAAGTtggtgttgtagtcaagaccacctaaactaAGACCAAGTCATGACTTCCAGACTGTatcaagaccaagacaagaccaagactttaagGGGTTGAGATCAAGTctagaccaagaccagaccagtgcgagtcccacactgcaagacacactttaaaataaaatgttgaacatGTAAACCGTAGGTACTCCTCCAATTGATCTGGAAGATCCACATTGTTTATTCCCATAAAACACCCACAGAGCCTCTGTGCCTCTTTTACGTGTGTGGATGTATAAGGGTACCATGAGAAATGTCCTGATAAAATAATCAGTGCAGAGGTGAATTTTATGTGTGGGAATTTAATGGTATTACTGCAGTTGTGATCTTGactggtcttgaaataaaatcctgataAAAATGCAGTCTATCACGAGacaagaccttcaaaaagtggtcttgagtaCTACAGTACTAGTTTACTGCTAATAAATGGGTCTTTATACAAGGTTTCTgcaagattgtgtgtgtgtggcttttcATCTGTTAAATGAAATGTAGCGCCTTGCTGATTGTTATCATTTCACTTTTATTAAGTGGAAGCAGACCTTTTGCTGGTAATAGATTCTATGTATTATGTGACACACAGCAGTGGAAGTAAAAAATGTCATGTCCCATTCAATCGCCACCTGTAACTCTGCTGTGTCAGTCAGATGTTGTGTTGGATACAGAAGACAACACACTCTGCTTTCAGCAGCtgtaaatattaaatgaatatgACTGTTTATCCTCCGTTAACGTTTATGTTTAATAGTTTGTGTTCACAAGTGCTCTGTGTTTAAAGTGTGACGCTGTTCCCTTTAAATCTCTACCTGACTGAAATATCAAATCTGAATCTCCTGTGTGGTGGTGTGACTCTGTAGTACACACTGACTGAATTACAGTGTCTGTTTAtctgtttgtcattttttcagtTGATGATAAAGAGACATTTTCCTTGATTTATACCGTTTCTGTGTTTCTTTGCCAAAACctttttcattgtgtttttaCAACAGATCTTGCACGCCATTTCCACTCTTCTTCCACTGAGTTTGACACAGTAGAACCCTTaaagtttaaagctttagtgcgtaactttttgatattaatgaatgtccgttatcttcaagccattgccaaatgagttgatacatatcggctccacacaactctctctgtatttctcagtatgactatgttcagggcccagtttttcaaaagtaatcCAGTGGGATTTTGGATCACGGATTGCATCAAATCTTGGAAATGGGTTTTTCAAAAGCAAAAGAAGGATTTCAAACTAATTTCAGAGCATGTAATCTGAATTTATCAAACCTGCTCGTttggtttttcaaaactttgaaCTCTGTTTGGGATCTATTTGATCCAGaaaaaacaggattatcctGATCCCATCAGAAGGGTGGATTCAGTTGTGATTTTTTGAACcaaataaaatcagttttttttttaagtgaaggATCACAAAATCAATGTTTACTGATGATATATACAGTTCTTCATATTTGAAGCATATATGAAACATGTCACATCTAATAAGATatggtaaacaaaacaaaaaataaataaataaggaatgtaaaatatttctgtttattacaGTGTTTCTGTATGTATCGTGGACGCGGGCATTTTTGTTGTCGttacttaaaattcctcatgggggcggtagaaactacgcactattactttaactgtttagtacctccgccaaggaggtcatgttttcggctctgtttgtttgtctgttttttattttattaagtctatgtttgagatatgttttctctcgtttggtgggtgtgtatCAGGTCATAGGTGAttctcaatcagcagagacgtctgtaaactcgtggtaataaaacattaaaaactgcatcagcttttaacgttgacgtttgtttaagccatataacatgagagggtttaatttcgaggtccgaaaggcgcattactgaagtataggcctcctcaacggtaatattgtgattatacaacaacggttataAAATacgtgatcaatctgtattcatattgtggagcaattcgctcttgaaatacaaaaaacagacaggatttctagtccctccctgtttagtaaaccagccaattgaccgtgggatttatcaatatgaataaatcccgcctgcacatataaacacaaaactgctttgctaactccaacgtgttgtaagtaagacatctgctgaaaaagttattgtattcattagcatgattaccatactgtttagttcacaaacatccaacacaccaaagtacaaagacatagcggaccagactcgagcttttattttgaaaagccggagctcggggacggcaccagccgagaatgcatgagacgggagcatagactttatattattaatatattatgttattaataataatatgaatttaatatacagtctatggagttctccaggctgcagccatacccgactctaataaaaaggcagagcgctctctccccgtggggtcgaaaatccagctgttccactagttgttccctctagaggtctggagaacttccgttgtgtaatctggatgctgcgttttttttgttgcatttgttttctgggtttgtgtgcttttcttcttgcatcgtttcatatttgcagcgcgtttatgtatttggttgtgttgtgtgtatttgcagcgcatttatgtatttggttgtgttgtgtgtatttgcagcacgtttgctgaatgctgcgcatgtgttgtcaaattaatgaagttgttttcttaatttgcttgtgtttagtCTATTttcgtgtgttttcttaagttgaaGGGCGTTTGctcctgtcggccaccgtagtttttctttgtttgtcagcaggaatacaaaaaaaaacactggcctgattttcatgaaacttgatGGAAGGGTTTAGCATGGGCAGAACCcaatacattttggagcggatccCAATCACAGGGTGGATACATTTCACTTTCTTTAACATTTTAAGATGGGGCATGTGTGCTGCATTTATGTGGTGTTGGAATAATCCTAAAAGTTACTTCTCAATCGTAACTCCTCCATCGTGAGCCAGAGAGGAGCATCCTGTCAGTCCTATCCTCCAAATCCGGAGATGTCACAGAATTTGGACAAACTAAAATGAGTCAGATTGTATTTCTTATCCCGAGTAAACCAGGAGACATCAGTGATAACCAATTAAATCAGATAATCTGTGAATTTATAGTCAGCCAGCCCCACTGGACACATGCGTGTTAAAAACTGACAAATACACTGAAAAGATTtgctgattattattatcagaGTTTATTTTGGGGTAAAGCATAGAGAGTGTTTTATTGCAAAAGCACCTTCATGCAGAGTAAACAAGACTTCTGGTATCTTTATGTTTGAGAGGGTTCGTGTTCACTTTCAGTCTTTGCGATGCCtctcaaaatgtaaaaacaaaaacatcttcaCCCTGCTTCTGTTGGAATGCAGTTTCAGTCTATAGGAATTCCTGAACAGCAAGTCAGTCTAGTTCCTGAGTTcctcaatatatatttttactatAGTGAAAAACAGTGTGTAGCCATATCTGTATCCTAAAGTAAACCAGTTATGGTCCAATAATACCGGTTAATTGatacgttgttttttttccaacaaatCCCTCTATTTATCAGAGCAAGGACAACAGGACATGAGTCATGAATTTCCATTGAAGTTGGTCCTGagttgtgaaaaacaaaagaaaccgACATTGAGATTTTCCACAAATGTTCCCTGTGCTCTAGCTTATATTAGCTGACCACTTAGTACAACTGTCTGTATTTCGGGGTTAATAAATACGTGAAAAAGACTAGTGTTTAATACAGTGTCTGCTGCCTTGATGAGGCAAATGGTGGTGGCGAATGGTGCTTGAATTTCCCACATGGAATTCAAACTCGTTTGTCCTTTCCATTTAGAtgatacagtctatggtaggAACTGAAAAACTTCATCTCTCTGACATCTCTGGAAGATAACTATTTAAGTTTTCTAAAGCCTTAATTCAGAATTCACAACTTTGGCTATGATTTTCCTGTCCCAGATACATTATTGTGGTCAGAGACTGAAACTCTTGTGTCGGAAGGGAATGAACGCGTTCCGAGACGCATCTTGACCTTGATGTGTACTTTCCCAGATGCTATGACAGTAAACATCAGTGATGTTTGGTTGAGTTTCTTGGAGACAAGTCTGAGATGGTACCCACTAAGATTGTCAGTTAAACAAGGGTGGGAAAAGGCGGGAGGCAGCGAACactcaaaaaaaacataacatggctttaaaaaaaggcaaagaccAACATTAGTGTTCCATGTGTTATGTGGACATGGACCGATGGACTCTGACCTCGAATTCTGGCAACATGCACTCCAGTAGCAGTTCTCTCTTACTGGAATAATCTTGAAATCTGAGATCAGTTGTGAATGTCAATGTGACACTACAAAACATCTTGTAGTGTGAGCAGCAGTACAGCAGTGAACATTCAGTGACATCCTGAAATATAGGCTGGAGGACAAGCTCTtagtttccttcctcttctagATCTTGGTTGTTCAGGAACAGTTTGTTTTCTCAAATGAAACCTGGCTTCATGTTGAATAATACCTCAACTCAGGCTTCCACGAAAGACGTATTTGCATCAAAAAAAGAAGACCCTTAGAGTGTCCATCAGTTGCTCCAGTAGACCAGTCCAACAGCTCCTAGATGGGGAAGTCCAGACATTCACAGGTGAAGAAGCTTGCCAACATCCATAACTACTCTTTAAAGTTAAACCTTTTTGCATTCTTCTGGAAACTGTGAACTTCACCTACTCAGCCTGAGGCTAACTTgaaattacacaaacatttatttatttagattccCTTCTGGATTGGACAATAACATTTAATTCCTTGCCCTCACTGTTTAATTCAGGGGTTGCTGCCTTATGATGAACTTAGAGGAGTTGGATCTCCTGTTGAGATCTTCTTTCACTCTTTCCCActgttcatccatccatccttcaaATCAAGCTCTGTGCAACAACAacccctctctccctgtcttaTCCTCCGACCTATCCAAAcacttagatagatagatgaaagTATTCATCTATCTTTTTATCCATCTTCAAAGACtcgctcctcctcttcctccttcatcccctcctcttcttttgATATCTCCATGCATTTGGAAGAAcagctccatctctctctgcagcGTGTTGTTTCGGAGGTCGGCGTCTGCTTTGGCTCGCTCCATGTTGCGGATTTTGATCTCGGCTACGCTTCGGCTACGCTTCTGCTGCTCCAGACTGAGCCGCAGTACCGCAACCTGCCGCTCCAGGACGTCATTACAGCGCTCCAACCTGcaatacacacaaataccaTATAGTACATACACTTATACAACAAACACTAGCTACATGCCACATTTGTGAAATATCAGGCCACTTGTATACATTTCTTCTTTGTGCTGGTGTCTCACCTCTGTATCCTGGCCTGGTACTCAACCTTCTGCTGTGCCATCTGCTGCCGCAGCTCAGCCAGGAGTGAGTGAGTGTCCCTGGGCTGTGAGTCAGGCTCAGGCCCCTGGAGGTTTGGAGGACCAGAAGGGAGGAACACCTCTGAGCTGCCCGTACTTAGAGGGCTGTCACTGAGTACAGAACAGGACGCTGGGGAGTTAGGGTGGTGGACGTcgtcaccatcatcatcatcctcattaTAATCATCATCAACGTCTTCATCATTGTCATGGTTGTCTTCATGATCGTCATTATCACTGTTTTCCTCTTCTGCTACCTGACTTGAAGGTAATCTTTTAAGTTTCTTTGGTGACACGTCCGGACTAACTGCTCCCAATGCATTACTGCTCTCGTCCAATGGTAGAACCTCGCAGGAAGACCATGAAGAGGATGAGTCCCTCGTCTGCCCTGCCTCCTCTACCTCTACCTGCTCTTCACAAGTTCCAATATGGCCTCCTGAATTGTTGGTTTCAAAATGTCCACCAGTGACATCCTCCATCCTCTGACGTAGAGACCCTCTGTCCAAGTTGTCATAGGCAGAAAGGTTGCTGTCCTCCTGAGCCTCACTGCTGCCCTCGCTGGCTGTTCTTGGCACTGCACCATCTTCCTCTGCAGCACCAGAGCTCCAGAAGCCAGAACTTGCCTCTGTTGGACCGGGCCAGGCCTCTGCCCAGCTCATGTGCATCGGTCTGCGCTTGGAGCTGTCTGGCAGTTGGTCTTGTAGCTGGAGGCTGTTTGTAGAGGCTTGAACATTTGCAGGGGATGGTCCTTGGCCCATGTGGTACTGGTGATAATCCATGTTGTGTCTGTCAGAGTGGTGCTGAAGGGGCTGACTGGAGGAGGGCAAGGGGTAGAAGCAGTTCTCTGGGTGTGAGGAGGTGTAGCGATGGCCGAGAAGTCTCTTCCGGCCAAAGGATACGTCTGATTTGGCAGCAGCAGAGTAGATGCAACTACAGAAAGCAGGGAAAGGAAGGTTAGACTTTCAAGATGATCCATTTTTTACCTCTAAAATCACTGCACTAGCAAGGACCAACATTACAACAGTATGTGATCAAATGTTTTATCATTTAAGGTAGAATTGGACATTAAAGATGGATGTGTGTGAGAAAAGGGATGAAAGtagaaagaaaatgttattGGTTTGGCATGTTTAAGACAAAAGAATAAAAGGCCAGGAAAGAGGAGACCCAGTGGGGATCCATTactttcctccctctccctctgtgttaATGATGTTCTCGAGTTTTTcctattgtgttttgttttgtaggcACTTGGAAATTGCTAGTTGCCAGAGCACGCAGATAGACTGTGAGTCTGTGAGAtgtttatcagaatcagaatcagaatactttattgatcccctcagggaaatttTTGTTACAGTTGCTTTATGAGATGTGGGGTTGATGGCGAAGCTTTGTTAAAGCTGGTCTGTTGCACCTTGAGTTCTGTTCGTCTGCACCAGGCTGTCCTGGCTCTCTGGAATGCTCAACGATGAGAGGCATAGACAGCTGGCGGAGGCAGGGCGATGGGTGGAGATGAGGCTGCCTCAGAGCACTTGGTGATACATGTGAACCTCCAGGTGGACGGGCGGAGATGAGTGGGGGGACTTTGGCAAACAGAGACTCATGCTCTCTGATCAGCTCCAACATCAGCACCTGGACCAGTACTGCACCTAGGACACACGTAGAGACATTAAGACATTCttcaaaaaaatgaataattaatcaattataTTGTGCTGTCTACctcccatgatgctttgtgGGTCTTCAGCTTTGGCTCGAAGGATGTTTGGACCAAACACAGTGGCCAAGTTCTGGCCACTCATCTTGTTGCTGCTGGAGAAACTCTGGACCTCATTTAGAAACCTGCGTTTTAAATGCTGAAATCAGTCAACAACATTCATTTCCAGCACCCATGTAAAGCATAAACAAACGACTGCCATTTTTTAGGAAGTCTCATCAAGTTTAACCATTAACATTATATAACATAAcgctttttttcaaaacaatcaAGTACTTGAATGAAAACCTAGCTACAGTACAGACTGTCAGTCTAAATAACAAGGTGCTTACTGGCAGATAAAGTTGAGTAGATTGAAGTTTGCAACTGGCAACTCATGAAGAAGATTCCTCAACTCCCCCAAAACCTGAGGGGGGAATAATAAGAGGATGGGATTCAGgaacagggaaaaaaaagaaggaagaaaggacgtttttttttctttaagcaACACCTTCAAAATCAACTGGCTCAGACAATTCTTTAATAATCCAACATCACTATGGAATTTTATTCCTAACTATATTTTCTCTAAAATTGGTGGCCTGAATTTTCTGTTATTATGCAATTATAATATTAGCAAACTCCCAATCAAACTGTCCAATTTTCATAAACACATGCTTTTGGCTCGGTCTTTCTTATTTAAACATAACTTCTCACCTCATCGGTATTACATTTGGCATAATGACATTCTCTTCAAaaacaaatctttattttttgaaaactgGTACAGGAATAATATTTTACTTGTTGGCCAACTCTTTGACATGAATGGCAGACTGTACAGTTATTCTGATTTTTTGCGAACATTTCAAATTCCTGTTTTGGTTAAGGAGTATGCAATTGTCTTTGATGCAATTCCCTCTGGAATCAGAATGCTGCTGGGAGGCATTCATTTTCCATGGCCACTGGCTCACAATATGGATTTATCTGATACTGCTGTGGGGAGTTTATGCTTTTTTGCAGTGTGTCGGACTAAAAATAAAGCAATTAGGACTTTATACCAAAAAGATATTGTTACTATTCCTTATATAATCCCATATTGGAACAGTTTAATAGAGAATGTCCCTTGGAAAAACGTTTGGTCTTTGCCTTTCAAATATATGCTTACTAATAAAGTGAGAGAAGTTCCATTTCAATTAATTCACAGATTCTACCCAGCAAAGTGTGTGATTAAACGGTATAAACCAGATATTGAATCTGAATGCTCTTTCTGTAAAACGTCAGATGAAGATATTTCCCatttattttggaaatgttcCTACACACAGAAAAATTCTGGTCAAACGTCCTTGAATTTATCAAAACCAATTTCATTACAGATTGGTTGATTGGTGGTTGAGTTTAAGACGGATAAGGaaggaaaatatttcataattaatcttttatttctacTCGctaaatatcacatccataaatgtaagttCAGGGGCTCTAAACCTTTCTTTCCTGTGTTTGAAAATGAAGTCAATGAATACTTGGACTCTATAAGATATTCAAAGAACTGTAAAGCTCGGAAGACTGCAGATATACTCAACACTTGTGACATCTTGTGACTGAATGATATTGGAACTCTAACTGTTAAGTGATGCTATGAATTGGACTGCTTGTTGATTAGCCTTGATGGACTTTGCAGACTCCCTGGGATATTAA is drawn from Sander vitreus isolate 19-12246 chromosome 13, sanVit1, whole genome shotgun sequence and contains these coding sequences:
- the LOC144527500 gene encoding rho GTPase-activating protein 24-like, with translation MGLSCFKSWKHDSTGHKGNRDVLASPGSYFFLSNSAGQGDEWLKSLNKGVWIPFTGVFGQRLEETVLYERRYGVRLVPLVVEQCVNFIRERGLHEVGLFRQPGQASLVKELQEAFDAGERPSFDSSTDIHTVASLLKLYLRQLPEPLVPYRRYQDFLLCGQKLSSDRTLVLGELRNLLHELPVANFNLLNFICQFLNEVQSFSSSNKMSGQNLATVFGPNILRAKAEDPQSIMGGAVLVQVLMLELIREHESLFAKVPPLISARPPGGSHVSPSALRQPHLHPSPCLRQLSMPLIVEHSREPGQPGADEQNSSCIYSAAAKSDVSFGRKRLLGHRYTSSHPENCFYPLPSSSQPLQHHSDRHNMDYHQYHMGQGPSPANVQASTNSLQLQDQLPDSSKRRPMHMSWAEAWPGPTEASSGFWSSGAAEEDGAVPRTASEGSSEAQEDSNLSAYDNLDRGSLRQRMEDVTGGHFETNNSGGHIGTCEEQVEVEEAGQTRDSSSSWSSCEVLPLDESSNALGAVSPDVSPKKLKRLPSSQVAEEENSDNDDHEDNHDNDEDVDDDYNEDDDDGDDVHHPNSPASCSVLSDSPLSTGSSEVFLPSGPPNLQGPEPDSQPRDTHSLLAELRQQMAQQKVEYQARIQRLERCNDVLERQVAVLRLSLEQQKRSRSVAEIKIRNMERAKADADLRNNTLQREMELFFQMHGDIKRRGGDEGGRGGASL